One region of Sardina pilchardus chromosome 18, fSarPil1.1, whole genome shotgun sequence genomic DNA includes:
- the zswim8 gene encoding zinc finger SWIM domain-containing protein 8 isoform X2 — MELMFAEWEDGERFSFEDSDRFEEDSLCSFISEAESLCQNWRGWRKQSAGPNSPTVKIKDGQVIPLVELSAKQVAFHIPFEVVEKVYPPVPEQLQLRIAYWSFPENEEDIRLYSCLANGSPDEFQRGEQLYRIKAVRDPLQIGFHLSATVVSQQAGQSKGAYNVAVMFDRCRITSCSCTCGAGAKWCAHVVALCLFRIHNASAVCLRAPVSESLSRLQRDQLQKFAQYLISELPQQILPTAQRLLDELLSSQSTAINTVCGAPDPTAGPSASDQSTWYLDESTLSDNIKKTLHKFCGPSPVVFSDVNSMYLSSTEPPAAAEWACLLRPLRGREPEGIWNLLSIVREMFKRRDSNAAPLLEILTEQCLTYEQIIGWWYSVRTSASHSSASGHTGRSNGQTEVAAHACASMCDEMVVLWRLAVLDPTMSPQRRLELAAQLKQWHLKVIEIVKRGQHRKSLDKLFQGFKPAVESCYFNWEVAYPLAGITYSSTDKKSASFCWARAVQQQRGAKAGLSGDQQEPGGGGGGGGGGRAVGCDGGPYDHKPRSGYQPQQEVAVRPKETIVSKRKGLSAVGGAGVMMRLGGGVSLALEGEGKGVYKTVASSSSSSGSKAKLAQGGKVSGGGGGGGGGGGGGGGGGGGGGSGGKHPSAKRRTSSEDSSLEPDMAELSLDDGSSLALGAEASNTNSFDFLPPPPEMLPSPSPLLREPRKYGGGGGGGGGSGGSSSSKERVFEGKRVSHAPGPPAAEAPAFSKECALPGAAASATAAAAAAGAPAADKEVEVEAELEENGGEDDGLPDDARPSTSSSAAAAPAPTLSAPVTGKPPRGARREGEGSGAAAGPPGPEGAGAAAAAGGAGGDPIGEDDYQAYYLSAASEEGGDRGAPDNNHEEEPDIFAGIKPLEQEGRMEVLFACAEALYAHGYSNEACRLAVELASDLLANPPDLKVEQPQTKGKKSKVSTSRQTQVATNTLSKAAFLLTVLSERLELHHLAFNMGMFSLELQRPPASTKALEVKLAYQESEVVALLKKIPLGVVEMSLIRDRAEQLRDGNFCDYRPVLPLMLASFIFDVLCTPEHSIQTQKLSGCHQGCGKPAAQIWQMTNAPPQILTVSPTGSRPPSRNRNTEMPGDEELGFEAAVAALGMKTTVSEAEHPLLCEGTRREKGDLALALMITYKDDQSKLKKILDKLLDRESQTHKPQTLSSFYSSKPAAGSQKSPSKHSAAHAHAHAHASSHSAHSASQGGGVSKHAASSAAAPVASAVSGGAAASSSSSQGVAGGCASGQQGALGGAGTVQNAAAVAATATGDAIAGESRDQDGAQPSSCEQPNEAAPFKPEGTVPSRLALGGRGAYSGRCWGSPVRQKKKHTGGHAASPLINAAQRRFQTLCRLGMASIDSSAPETTSDSSPTLSRRPLRGGWAAASWGRGQDSDSISSSSSDSLGSSSSSGSRRAGGGARAKSTDTSRYKGRRPECHAPHVPNQPSEAAAHFYFELAKTVLIKAGGNSSTSIFTQPSASGGHQGPHRNLHLCAFEIGLYALGLHNFVSPNWLSRTYSSHVSWITGQAMEIGSAALNILVECWDGHLTPPEVASLADRASRARDPNMVRAAAELALSCLPHAHALNPNEIQRALVQCKEQDNVMLEKACMAVEEAAKGGGVYPEVLFEVAHQWYWLYEQTVGGGSGSQREVPARCGANGGSARRQQESGCSVLEGGGTMDQQSMAAVTASVTAAAVVPVISVGSTIYQSHTLPGAAMAHTQGLHPYTTIQAHLPTVCTSQYLGHPLQHVPRPAVFPVPGAAYPQGMHPAFIGAQYPFSVATGPPMAATAVTFPGVPVPSMTQITVHPYHTETGLPLGTTVAGGVHSSSTIQAIPALPGLASQPTSLVSAPFPTEDEQHSQPISQQGLHYLHSAYRVGMLALEMLGRRAHNDHPNNFSRSPPYTEDVKWLLGLAARLGVNYVYQFCVGAAKGVLSPFVLQEIIMEALQRLNPAHIHAHLRTPAFHQLVQRCQQAYLQYIHHRLIHLTPADYDDFVNIIRSARGAFCLTPVGMMQFNDVLQNLKRGKQTKELWQRISLEMATFSP, encoded by the exons ATGGAACTAATGTTCGCGGAGTGGGAAGACGGAGAGCGATTCTCCTTCGAAGACTCCGACCGGTTTGAGGAGGACTCGCTCTGCTCTTTCATATCCGAGGCAGAGAGTCTCTGTCAGAattggagagggtggagaaaaCAGTCCGCTGGGCCCAATTCTCCTACAGTAAAGATCAAAG ATGGCCAGGTAATCCCTCTGGTGGAGCTGTCTGCCAAGCAGGTAGCGTTCCACATCCCATTTGAGGTGGTGGAGAAGGTGTACCCCCCTGTGCCAGAGCAGCTGCAGCTCCGCATTGCCTACTGGAGCTTTCCAGAAAATGAGGAAGACATCAG GCTCTACTCCTGTCTGGCCAATGGGAGTCCAGATGAATTTCAACGAGGGGAACAGCTCTACAGGATAAAGGCCGTGAGAGATCCCCTGCAGATTG GCTTCCATCTCAGCGCCACCGTGGTGTCCCAGCAGGCCGGGCAGTCCAAGGGCGCCTACAATGTGGCCGTCATGTTCGACCGCTGCCGCATCACTTCCTGCAGCTGCACCTGTGGCGCCGGGGCCAAGTGGTGCGCCCACGTGGTGGCCCTCTGCCTCTTCCGCATCCACAAC GCCTCCGCCGTCTGTCTGCGAGCGCCGGTGTCCGAGTCGCTGTCCAGGCTGCAGAGGGACCAGCTGCAGAAGTTTGCCCAGTACCTCATCAGTGAGCTTCCGCAACAG ATATTGCCCACAGCACAGAGGCTTCTGGATGAACTCCTGTCCTCCCAGTCCACTGCCATCAACACAGTCTGTGGAGCCCCAG ATCCCACAGCCGGACCATCCGCCTCAGATCAGAGCACCTGGTACCTGGACGAGTCCACGCTCAGCGACAACATCAAGAAGACGCTGCACAAgttttgtggcccctcaccagTAGTGTTCAG CGATGTGAACTCCATGTACCTGTCGTCCACGGAGCCCCCGGCTGCAGCCGAGTGGGCCTGCCTGTTACGGCCACTGCGGGGGCGGGAGCCCGAGGGCATCTGGAACCTTCTGTCCATCGTCAGGGAAATGTTTAAGAGGAGGGACAGCAACGCCGCGCCTCTGCTGGAGATACTCACAGAGCAGTGTCTCACGTATGAACAG ATCATTGGCTGGTGGTACAGCGTGCGCACCTCGGCCTCCCACAGCAGTGCCAGCGGGCACACAGGCCGCAGTAACGGGCAGACGGAGGTGGCGGCGCATGCCTGTGCCAGCATGTGTGACGAGATGGTGGTGCTGTGGAGGCTGGCTGTGCTCGACCCCACCATGAGCCCACAGAG aCGCCTGGAGCTTGCAGCCCAGCTCAAGCAATGGCACCTGAAAGTGATCGAGATCGTCAAGCGCGGTCAGCACCGCAAGTCCTTGGACAAGCTCTTCCAGGGCTTCAAGCCGGCCGTGGAGTCCTGCTACTTCAACTGGGAGGTGGCCTACCCGCTGGCCGGCATCACCTACTCCAGCACCGACAAGAAGAGCGCCTCCTTCTGCTGGGCCAGGGCAGTGCAGCAGCAGCGCGGGGCCAAGGCCGGCCTGAGCGGGGACCAGCAGGagcccggaggaggaggaggaggaggaggaggaggaagggcggTGGGGTGTGACGGGGGCCCGTACGATCACAAACCTCGCAGCGGCTACCAGCCCCAGCAGGAAGTGGCCGTCCGGCCCAAGGAGACCATCGTGAGCAAGAGGAAAGGTCTGTCGGCCGTGGGAGGGGCCGGGGTGATGATGCGCCTGGGAGGAGGCGTGTCTCTCGCTCTGGAGGGCGAGGGGAAGGGCGTGTACAAGACGGtggcctcttcctcttcctcgtcggGGAGCAAGGCCAAGCTGGCGCAGGGCGGGAAGGTGtccggcggaggaggaggtggaggaggtggcggaggaggaggaggaggaggcggcggcggagggGGAAGCGGGGGCAAGCACCCCAGTGCCAAGCGCCGCACCAGCAGCGAGGACAGCTCCCTGGAGCCCGACATGGCCGAGCTGAGCCTGGACGACGGCTCCAGCCTGGCGCTGGGCGCGGAGGCCAGCAACACCAACAGCTTCGACTTCCTCCCGCCGCCGCCCGAGATGCTGCCCTCGCCCAGCCCGCTGCTCCGAGAGCCGCGCAAGTACGGgggcggaggaggcggcggcggcggcagtggcGGTAGCAGCTCGTCCAAGGAGCGGGTCTTCGAGGGCAAGCGCGTCTCCCACGCCCCCGGGCCACCCGCGGCCGAGGCGCCCGCGTTCTCGAAGGAGTGCGCTCTGCCTGGGGCTGCTGCttccgccaccgccgccgctgctgctgcaggggcGCCTGCTGCCGACAAggaagtggaggtggaggccgAGCTGGAGGAGAACGGAGGCGAGGACGACGGCCTGCCAGACGACGCCCGgccttccacctcctcctccgccgccgccgcgcccgCTCCAACTCTCTCTGCGCCCGTCACGGGCAAGCCGCCGCGAGGGGCCCGCAGGGAAGGAGAGGGCAGCGGGGCCGCCGCAGGACCCCCGGGCCCCGAGGGAGCGGgagcggccgccgccgccggtggTGCCGGAGGAGACCCGATCGGGGAGGACGACTACCAGGCCTACTACCTGAGCGCCGCctcggaggaggggggggaccGGGGCGCCCCCGACAACAATCACGAGGAGGAGCCGGACATCTTCGCCGGCATCAAACCGCTGGAGCAGGAGGGGCGCATGGAG GTGCTGTTTGCGTGTGCGGAGGCTCTGTATGCCCACGGCTACAGTAACGAAGCCTGCCGATTGGCTGTGGAGTTGGCCAGCGACTTGCTAGCCAATCCTCCCGACCTGAAGGTGGAGCAGCCACAAACAAAG GGTAAGAAGAGCAAGGTGTCGACCAGCCGTCAGACTCAGGTGGCCACCAACACGCTGTCCAAAGCAGCCTTCCTGCTGACGGTGCTGAGCGAGCGGCTGGAGCTGCACCACCTGGCCTTCAACATGGGCATGTTCTCCCTGGAGCTGCAGCGGCCCCCCGCCTCCACCAAGGCCCTCGAG gtTAAGCTGGCGTATCAGGAGTCGGAGGTGGTGGCCCTGCTGAAGAAGATCCCGCTGGGCGTGGTGGAGATGAGCCTGATCCGGGACCGGGCCGAGCAGCTGCGCGACGGCAACTTCTGCGACTACCGGCCCGTGCTGCCCCTCATGCTGGCCAGCTTCATATTCGACGTGCTCTGCACCCCAG AGCACAGTATTCAGACACAAAAGCTCTCCGGCTGTCATCAAGGGTGTGGAAAACCAGCAGCACAGATTTGGCAAATGACAAACGCACCGCCTCAGATCCTCA CGGTGTCTCCCACGGGCTCCCGCCCCCCCAGCCGAAACCGGAACACGGAGATGCCGGGCGACGAGGAGCTGGGCTTTGAGGCTGCCGTGGCGGCGCTGG gcatgaAGACCACAGTGAGTGAAGCGGAACACCCCCTGCTGTGTGAAGGCACCAGGAGGGAGAAAGGCGACCTGGCGCTGGCTCTCATGATCACCTACAAGGACGACCAGAGCAAGCTGAAAAAG ATTCTGGACAAGCTGTTGGACCGTGAGAGCCAGACCCACAAGCCCCAGACGCTGAGCTCCTTCTACTCCAGCAAGCCGGCGGCCGGCAGCCAGAAGAGCCCGTCCAAGCACTCGGCGGCCCACGCCCACGCGCACGCCCACGCCTCCTCGCACTCGGCCCACTCGGCCTCGCAGGGCGGCGGCGTCTCCAAGCACGCCGCGTCGTCCGCCGCCGCCCCTGTGGCCTCCGCCGTCAGCGGGGGCGCGGCCGCCTCCTCGTCCTCATCCCAGGGCGTGGCGGGAGGATGCGCGTCCGGGCAGCAGGGGGCGCTAGGGGGCGCCGGCACGGTGCAGAACGCAGCGGCGGTAGCTGCCACGGCAACGGGAGACGCCATCGCGGGAGAGAGCAGGGATCAAG ACGGAGCGCAGCCCTCCTCGTGCGAGCAGCCGAACGAGGCGGCCCCCTTCAAGCCCGAGGGCACGGTGCCCAGCCGCCTGGCGCTGGGGGGGCGCGGGGCCTACAGCGGCCGCTGCTGGGGCTCCCCCGTGCGGCAGAAGAAGAAGCACACAGGTGGGCACGCCGCCTCGCCCCTCATCAACGCCGCGCAGAGACGCTTTCAGACTCTCTGCAGACTTG gcatggCGAGCATCGACAGCAGCGCCCCGGAGACCACCTCGGACAGCTCGCCCACCCTCAGCCGCCGCCCGCTGCGCGGGGGCTGGGCGGCCGCCTCCTGGGGGAGGGGTCAGGACAGCGACAGCATCAGCAGCTCCTCGTCCGACTCCCTGGGCTCGTCCTCGTCCAGCGGCTCTCGCCGCGCTGGAGGAGGGGCCAGAGCCAAAAGCACCGACACCAGCAG GTATAAAGGGCGTCGCCCCGAGTGCCACGCGCCGCACGTGCCCAATCAGCCCTCGGAGGCGGCGGCTCACTTCTACTTCGAGCTGGCCAAGACGGTGCTCATCAAGGCGGGCGGCAACAGCTCCACGTCCATCTTCACGCAGCCCTCGGCCAGCGGCGGCCACCAGGGCCCCCACCGCAACCTGCACCTCTGTGCCTTCGAGATCGGCCTGTACGCGCTGGGCCTGCACAACTTCGTCTCGCCCAACTGGCTGTCCAGGACCTACTCCTCCCATGTGTCCTggatcacag GTCAGGCCATGGAGATCGGCAGCGCCGCCCTCAACATCCTGGTGGAGTGTTGGGATGGCCACCTCACCCCTCCCGAGGTGGCGTCGCTGGCAGACCGGGCGTCGCGGGCCCGGGACCCCAACATGGTGCGCGCAGCGGCTGAGCTGGCACTGAGCTGCCTGCCCCATGCCCACGCGCTCAACCCCAACGAGATCCAGAGGGCCCTGGTGCAGTGCAAGgagcag GACAACGTGATGCTGGAGAAGGCCTGCATGGCGGTGGAGGAGGCGGCCAAAGGCGGGGGCGTGTACCCCGAGGTGCTGTTCGAGGTGGCGCACCAGTGGTACTGGCTGTACGAGCAGACGGTCGGCGGCGGGTCGGGCTCCCAGCGGGAGGTGCCGGCCCGGTGCGGGGCCAACGGCGGCTCGGCCCGGCGGCAGCAGGAGTCGGGCTGCAGCGTGCTGGAGGGCGGCGGCACCATGGACCAGCAGAGCATGGCGGCGGTCACGGCCTCGGTCACGGCGGCGGCCGTGGTGCCCGTCATCTCGGTGGGCTCCACCATCTACCAGTCGCACACGCTGCCCGGCGCCGCCATGGCGCACACGCAGGGCCTGCACCCCTACACCACCATCCAGGCGCACCTGCCCACCGTGTGCACCTCGCAGTACCTGGGACACCCGCTCCAGCACGTGCCACGGCCCGCCGTCTTCCCCGTACCTGGGGCTGCTTATCCACAG GGGATGCACCCGGCCTTCATTGGTGCCCAGTACCCATTCTCAGTGGCCACTGGCCCCCCGATGGCTGCCACCGCCGTCACCTTCCCAGGGGTCCCTGTGCCGTCCATGACCCAGATCACCGTCCACCCCTACCACACCGAAACGGGGCTGCCGCTCGGCACCACTGTAGCAG GTGGGGTGCATTCAAGCTCTACCATCCAGGCTATTCCCGCCCTTCCGGGTCTCGCCTCCCAGCCCACCTCATTGGTCAGCGCACCCTTTCCCACAGAAGACGAACAGCACAGCCAGCCAATTAGCCAGCAGGGTCTCCACTATTTGCACTCAGCCTACAGAGTTG GTATGCTCGCCCTGGAGATGCTGGGAAGGAGGGCGCACAACGACCACCCCAACAACTTCTCACGTAGCCCTCCCTACACGGAGGACGTCAAGTGGCTTCTGGGGCTGGCGGCTCGTCTGG GTGTGAACTACGTTTACCAGTTCTGCGTGGGCGCTGCCAAAGGCGTGCTCAGCCCGTTCGTGCTGCAGGAGATCATCATGGAGGCGCTGCAGCGGCTCAACCCGGCACACATCCATGCCCACCTACGGACGCCCGCCTTCCATCAGCTCGTGCAGCGCTGCCAGCAGGCCTACCtacag TACATCCACCACCGTCTGATCCACCTGACGCCGGCAGACTACGACGACTTTGTGAACATCATCAGGAGCGCGCGCGGGGCCTTCTGCCTGACGCCGGTGGGCATGATGCAGTTCAACGACGTGCTGCAGAACCTGAAGCGCGGCAAGCAGACCAAGGAGCTGTGGCAGCGCATCTCCCTGGAGATGGCCACCTTCTCCCCCTGA